A region from the Silene latifolia isolate original U9 population chromosome 7, ASM4854445v1, whole genome shotgun sequence genome encodes:
- the LOC141592956 gene encoding benzyl alcohol O-benzoyltransferase-like translates to MTEINGTNMSLTFKVTRQAPELIRPAKATPYESKELSDLDNVIRMQTPLIMLFKNPSKNLNPYVLSGSDPVKVIKDGIAKALVPYYPLAGRLRETREGKLEVECNGEGVLFIEADADVTLDDFGEPIHPPFPCSDELLYDVPGSSGILHSPLALIQVTRLKCGGFIFAIRMNHTMTDGVGLLHFLNAVGEFARGAQHPSISPVWMRHLLNSAPINSSHKRHEDVRSKISESTDTPSPPNDLVNKCFFFGSAEIDSLQQQSVQTSSTFELILAHTWRCRSMAMYNDSDQESRVKVAFAMNVRSKYNPPLPKGYYGNVIATPTAQATTTELSENPFNYSVDLVKKAKDIFTEEYLRSLAFRTLEEGRLARDDAKKFDRLLVTDHSRLGLNCLDFGLGQPVYGGHLKGSDFHPNMGYISRFTPCKPFMELGVLVPICLPSSAMKKFVKLISRV, encoded by the exons ATGACTGAAATCAATGGCACAAACATGTCCTTAACATTCAAGGTGACGAGGCAAGCGCCAGAGCTAATACGCCCTGCGAAGGCCACGCCATACGAGTCTAAGGAATTATCAGACTTAGATAATGTCATTCGTATGCAAACCCCGCTAATCATGTTATTCAAAAACCCTAGCAAAAATTTAAACCCGTATGTATTAAGTGGATCAGACCCGGTAAAGGTGATCAAAGACGGGATAGCGAAGGCGTTGGTGCCTTACTATCCTCTAGCGGGTCGATTGAGGGAAACAAGGGAAGGGAAGTTGGAGGTTGAGTGTAATGGGGAAGGTGTTCTCTTTATTGAGGCCGATGCTGACGTCACTCTCGATGACTTTGGTGAACCTATTCACCCTCCTTTTCCTTGTTCCGATGAGCTTCTTTATGATGTTCCTGGCTCTAGTGGAATATTGCACTCGCCTTTGGCTCTTATTCAG GTGACTCGATTGAAATGTGGAGGGTTTATATTTGCAATTCGTATGAACCACACCATGACAGATGGGGTTGGATTGCTACATTTCTTGAACGCAGTAGGTGAGTTTGCTCGCGGTGCTCAACATCCATCGATCTCTCCCGTGTGGATGCGCCACCTTCTTAATAGCGCTCCAATAAACTCGTCCCATAAAAGGCACGAAGATGTTCGTTCTAAAATCTCCGAGTCTACTGATACACCTTCTCCACCTAATGACTTGGTTAACAAATGTTTCTTTTTTG GGTCAGCTGAAATAGATAGCCTACAACAACAATCAGTTCAAACATCATCGACTTTCGAGCTCATCCTCGCCCACACATGGCGATGTCGATCCATGGCGATGTACAATGACTCTGATCAAGAGAGTAGAGTTAAAGTAGCGTTCGCCATGAACGTCCGGTCAAAATACAATCCTCCATTACCTAAAGGATATTACGGCAATGTCATTGCCACCCCAACAGCTCAAGCTACGACAACCGAGCTCTCCGAAAACCCTTTTAATTACTCTGTCGATCTTGTTAAAAAAGCTAAAGACATTTTCACTGAGGAATACTTAAGGTCATTGGCTTTTCGTACATTAGAGGAAGGTAGGCTAGCGAGGGACGATGCTAAAAAGTTTGACAGACTTCTGGTGACTGATCATTCACGATTAGGGCTTAATTGTTTAGATTTCGGTTTGGGTCAACCCGTTTATGGTGGTCACCTAAAAGGCAGCGACTTCCACCCGAATATGGGTTATATTTCTCGTTTTACACCTTGTAAGCCCTTTATGGAGTTAGGGGTGTTGGTGCCGATTTGTTTACCAAGCTCGGCTATGAAGAAGTTCGTTAAATTAATTAGTCGTGTATAA